The genomic region CGAAACGGCAGGCACTGCTACCTCAACGAAGCGGTCGACACCGCCGACGGCCCCGGTAGCATGGATGTGCTCGGCAAGACGCTCCCGGACGTCATCGACGAGGCCACGGCAGCAGAGGTGTGGGCGACCGACCAGCGGGCGATGGAGACGGGGGAACCCGTCACCTCCGAGGTCTCCCTGGAGGTCGATGGCACCACAATCCTGTTCGAGGTCGTCCACGCTCCACTGTTCGACGAGTCCGGCGCGGTCGAGGGTGTCATCGACATCGCGACCGACGTGACCGACCACCGCCTGTACGTCGAGCGCCTGTCGGCGCTGTACCGGGGGAACGAACGACTGCTCCTGGCCGAGAGCCCGACGGCGGTCGCAGAACTCGCCGTCGAGCTGTTCGCGGACGTGCTCGACTACTCGCTGACCTGTGTGTACGAGTTCGACCCGCAGACCGACGAGCTGGTCCCGCAAGCGTGGTCCGACGACCTCGCGGCGGTCGCGGGCGAGCCGGCCCCGATTCCGCGGGACGACGGGGCGGCCTGGCAGGCCTTCATCGGGGACGAGGTACGGACCGAGGTCCGGGCGGTGACCTCGTCGGGGGACAGGGTCCCGTGGGGTGACTTCGTCCTCCCGCTCGGGCGACACGGCGTCGTCGTCGTCGGGACGACCGACCCGACGCTTCCGCCCGGCGACGAGGCGCTCGGGAAGGTCCTCGCGACGACCGTCGAGACGATGCTGGACCGGCTCGACCGGGTCCAGGCGCTCAGGGACCGCGAGGCCGAACTCGCCCGCCAGAACGAACGCCTGGAGGAGTTCGCGAGCGTCATCAGCCACGACCTGCGGAACCCGCTCTCTGTCGCCAAGATGTACCTCACGCTGGCGGAGGAGGACGAGGAACTGCGTTACATCACGGAGGTCGGGGCTGCTCTCGACCGGATGAACGACCTCGTGACCGACGTGCTGGAACTCGCCCGGCAGGGTCGCGTCCTCGGTGAGACGGAGTCGCTCGACCTCGCCGCGACCGCGACCATGTCCTGGAGCGTCGTCGACACCGGCGACGCGACACTGTCGCTGGCCGACGACCTGGGCACCATCGACGCCGACGCCGTCAGGCTGCAACAGCTCTTCGAGAACTTGTTCCGGAACAGTGTGGAACACGGTTCCACGAGCAGCCGGGCACAGCCCGGCGACAGCGTCGAACATGGAACCTCCGAGGATTCGGCCGATTCCAACCAGGAGCCACTCACGGTCCGGGTCGGCCGTCTCGACGACCCGGCGGTGGGATTCTTCGTCGAGGACGACGGCGTCGGCATCCCGCCGGAAGACCGAGACCGGGTGTTCGAGCGCGGCGTCACGGGCTCGTCGGACGGGACGGGCTTCGGACTCGCCATCGTCGCCCTCATCGCCGAGGCCCACGGCTGGGACCTCGACCTCGTCTCCAGCAAGGAGGGCGGTGCGCGTTTCGAAATCCGCATCTGATTCGCCAGAAACGTTCGAATCGTTCCTTCCTGTTCTAATTTGTCTTCGTTTATTCACGAAACGAGGCCACAACATCTTTCACCGTGGTCCAGAGTGAATATATATCGACCCGTGTCATCGACGACCTCACGCACCGACTCTCTCCACGTTGCGCTCGCCGTGGCGGCCCTCGTCGTCGTCGCAGTCGCGACGTTCGAACAGACCGTCTCGCGAATCTACCTCCTCAACTTCTCGATCGGCGGACCGAACGCGACCGCCCTGCTGATGTTCCTGCTGGCGAGCGCGTGGGTACTCCCCCTCGTCGGCATGGCGGGTGCCCGTCGCGACAAGCTGCTCGCGGCCGGGTCGCTGGCCATCCCTGTCCTGCTTGCAGTCTCGATGCTCACGCCGCCTTCCCAGGCGGTCCTCGCGACGCTAGGCGTCCAGCTCGTCGTGCTTCCACTGTTCGTCCTCGCGCTCCGACGCTCGCCGACGAGCGTGGCTCCCGGGGCAGCGACCGGGCTGCTCGCGCTGGTCGCGGTCAGGAGCGCGCTCGACCTGGCACCGCTGTACGCGACGACCATCGGGAAGGGGCTGCTGCTCATCACTGGCGTCCTCGTCGGCGCGTCGACCCTCTGGATAGTCAGGGGTGACCTGCCGACCCAGTCCGTGGACGTCACGCCGCTGGCGCTGTTCGTGTTCGTCGAAGCCGCGTTCCTGGGCGCGCCAGCCGTCCTCGCGACGTGGCACCTCCGGTCGTACGAACTCACCGCCGGTGCCGCCGTGGCCGGTCTCGTGGTCGGCGTCGGCTATCTCGCCGTCAGGGGCGTGCCCGACCGGACGACCGCCCCCGTGCTGAGTGGGCTGTTCCTGCTCTCGCTGGCCGACCTCATCTGGTTCGACCTGCTCGGGTCGGTCGCCGCGTTGCCCGCGCAGGCGCTCGCGGTCGGCCTTCTCGCACAAGGTGTAGCTGGGGCTCGAGCGTCCTCTCGGGGGTGGCTGGCGACCCTCGGATTGCAGGTGCTGGCGGTCGTCGTGTTGTTCCTGCATGTCTCCGCACTCAATGCGGAGTACATGCCCGGGCCGGTGTTCGCACTGACCCACGACCGGGCTGCACACTTCCTGTTCGTGCTGGGCGCGCTACTCCCGGTGTCCGTCCTCGCCCAGGGGCTCCGCGTGGACCACGGGCCCGGAACCACCGACAGCAGGCGAGAACCGACGCCCGACCCCGCCCGGCGGTCGGCCATGAGCGCCGTCGGGGCGGCCGCACTGGGGGCCGGGACGCTCGCGCTCCCCAGCACGCTCGGGACCGCCAGCGAACCCGACGGGACCGAACTGACCGCGATGACCTACAACGTCCACCAGTTCCTGGCGGGCGAGCGCGGCGAGTACAACCTCGACGAAGTGCTGTCGGTCATCGAAGAGAGTGGTGCCCACGTCGTCGGTCTGCAGGAGTCCGAAGGCAACCGGATCACCTCCGGGAACGTCCATGGCGTCCGCTGGCTGGCGGAGGAACTCGGCTATCACTACCACTACGGCGCGCCGACCTCGGCGGCGAGTTACGGCGTCGCGATTCTGTCGGCCTGGCCGGTCACGGAGAGCGAACTCGTCTCGCTGCCGACGTACCAGTCGCCGCCCCGGCTCGCACTCCGGGTGATGCTCGACACGCCGGCAGGGGAACTCCCGGTCGTCGTGACCCACCTCCAGACCCAGCAGGAGGGGACGCCCGAGGCCATCGAGATGCAGGGCGAGGAAGCGCGAGCGGTGGTCGACCTCGCGGGGTCGGACGAGGAGACCATCGTCCTCGGCGACTTCAACGTCGAACCGCAGAACGACCCTGCCTACACCGTCATGGCCGAGTCGTTCACCGACGCGTGGGTAGCAGCCGGAAAGCCCGAGGAGGGCGGTGGAACGTGGCCGGCAGCCGACCCGACCATGCGCATCGACTACGTCTGGACGGCCAACGGCTGGTCCGTCACCGAGGCTGGAGTCCACGGCGACGGTGAGGACTCGGACCACCGCGCCGTGATGGCGACCCTCCGGCGCTGACCCGCTGATAAAGACCCCCACCCATCCGTCTGAATCCTTAGGTGATTAGCGTGTGAGCTAGTGGCATATGCAGATAACCGGCGTCACCCAGCACCACCTGAGCCACCCGCTCGACGGGTCGTTCCAGCCCACGTGGATTCCGGGCTACCCGCAGTCGAGCCACGAGGTTGAACTGTTCGAGATACGAACCGACGAGGGATTCACGGGGATTACGGCCAGTCCGAGCTTCGCCGGCGGCCTGGAGTACGAGACACCGCTGTCGCTCTTTCTCACGGGGGAGGACCCCCACGACGTGGACGCGATTCGACGCAAGCTGGAGAGTATCGACCTCATCGGGCCCCGACCGTGGCACATCGAACTCGCGCTGTGGGACATCATCGGGAAGACGGCCGGGAAGCCGGTGTACGAGATTCTCGGCGGGAGCGACGACCCGATTCCCTGCTACGCCAGCACGGGTGAGGTGCAGGACGCCGACGCACGCATCGAGTACATCCAGGACCGGGTCGACGAGGGCTTTCAGGCGGTGAAGCTCCGGGTGACCAGACCCGACGACATCGACATCGTCCGGGAGATTCGCGACGCCTTCCCGGACCTGCCCCTGATGGTCGACGCCAACAAGGGCTGGTCGGTCCGCATCATGCAGGAGGAAGAACGCTGGTCGTACAAGGACGCCCTGCGATTTGCCCGAGACCTGGAGGGTGTGGGCGGCATCGAATGGCTGGAGGAGCCACTTCCCCGGCACGAGTACGACAACTACGCCCGGCTCCGCGAGGCGACGACGGTTCCCATCGCGGGCGGCGAGTTCAACAACGGGCTGCACCACTTCCACGAGTTCCTCGACCGCGGGGCGCTCGATGTGGTCCAGCCCGACGCGGCCCTGGCGACCGGGATTCAGGGTGGCGTGAACGTCGCCGCGAGAGCCGCAGACCACGGTGTCGAGTTCGTCCCCCACACGTGGACGAACGGCATCGGCTTCGCGGCGAACCTCCACGTGATGGCCGTCGCGGGCTCGCCGTGGTGCGAGTTCCCGATGGAGCCACCGTGGGATTGCGAGGCGCGTGACTTCCTCCTCGAGGAGACCCTCGACCACGAGGATGGGTACGTGACGCCGCCCGATGAGCCGGGCCTTGGCATCACGCTCGACCGGGAGGTGCTACCGGAATGAGCCTGCCCGAAGACGTTCTGGAGAAGCACCGGAGCGTCGCCGCAGAGGCGATTCCCGAAGAGGAGTACGGCCACCTCATCGGTGGCGAGTGGGTCGCGAGCGAATCGGGTGAGACGACCGCGACGACCGACGCGACCACCGGCGAGGAACTCGCGCGCTTCCAGCAGGGCTCAAGAGAAGATGTCGACCGCGCCGTGGCGGCCGCGCAGGACGCCTTCGAGGGCTCGTGGGGCGAGAAGACGCCCCAGCAGCGCGCCGAGTTGCTCCACGAAATCGCCGACGAACTCGAAGCTCAGAAGACCCGAATCGCCCGGCTGGACAGTCTGGAAGTCGGAAAGCCGAACAAGCACTCGCTGTTCGTCGACACGACCATCCTCATTGACCAGTTCCGGCACTTCGCGAGCCTCGCCCGGACCGCCGACGAGGGCCGGGTCCCGCCGTCGGGCGACGACAAGCTCATCCACACGCGACAGGAGCCCTACGGTGTCGTCGGCTGCATCAGCGCGTGGAACTTCCCCGCGATGTTCGTCGCCTGGAAGCTCGGGCCCGCCCTCGCCGCGGGCAACAGCGTCGTCTACAAGCCGTCCTCGCGGGCGGTGCTCTCGACGCTGGAGATCGCGAAGATAGTCGACCGAATCCTTCCGCCGGGCGCGCTGAACGTGGTGACTGGTGCCGGGAGCGTGGTCGGCGACGCCATCACCGGCCACGAGGGCGTCGGGAAGGTGAGCTTGACCGGCGGGACCGGCGCGGGGCAGGCCGCGATGCGGAACGCGGCCGAGCACATCCACCCTGTGTCGCTCGAACTCGGTGGGAAGAGCCCGAACATCGTCTTCCCCGACGCCGACCTCGACGAGGCCGTCGAGGGGACGCTCGTGAGCATCTTCTTCAACCAGGGCCAGCAGTGTACCGCCGGCTCGCGGCTGTTCCTCCACGAGGACGTCAAAGACGAGTTCATGGAGCGGTTCGTGGGCCGCGTGGAGGAGTTGAACGTCGGGGACCCACTTTCGCCCCTGACAGACATCGGGCCGATGGTGGACTTCGACCACCAGGCCGAGGTGCAGGACCACGTCGAGACCGCGAAGGCTGCAAGTGCGAGTGTGCTGCTGGAGAAGCCGGTTCCCGAGGAGCTGGCGGACGCGCCGTTCGTCCCCCCAGTCGTTTTCGGTGACGTTGCCGACGATTCCCGATTATCCTGCGACGAGGTGTTCGGGCCGGTACTCGCGGTGTTCGAGTTCGAGAGTACGGGTGAGGTGGTCGAACGCGCCAACGACACCGAGTACGGCCTCGCAGCGGGCGTCTGGACTACAGACCTGAACACGGCCCACGAGGTCTCGCGCGACCTCGAAGCAGGGATGGTCTGGGTGAACACCTACAATGACATGTTCGAGCCCGCGCCCTACGGCGGGTACAAGCAGTCCGGTATCGGTCGCGAGCTGGCGGTCGAGGCCATGGAAGCCTACCAGCAGACGAAGACGGTGAAGATGAGCTTCGGCGACATCCCGAACCTGGGCTGAGGCTGGTTCGGGGACGAGTTTCTGCGGGTCCTGAGCTACCGCACCAGCCATTATTATAATATTTAATCATTAACTTTAAGCTTCTATACCCTGAAGGATTTCCCATACACATGCGCGCAGTCGTCTTCCAGGGAACCGGTGAACCGCTGTCGGTCGAGGAGGTCGACCGACCCGAGTGTGACGAGGACGGAATCGTCGTCGAGACCGAGGCCTGCGGGGTGTGCCGGAGCGACTGGCACGCCTGGCAGGGCGACTGGCAGTGGATCGGGATGATGCCCACACCGGGGCTCGTCTTCGGCCACGAACCCGCCGGGACCGTCGTCGAGGTCGGCGAGAACGTCGACCGGTTCCGCCCCGGCGACCGCGTCACCAACCCCTTCAACCTCGGCTGTGGCTCGTGTCACCACTGTCGCGGCGGCCGCGGGAACATCTGTGAGCGCTCGGTCCCGATGGGCTTCCTCCCCATCCAGGGCGGCGCGTTCGCGGAGTACTACCCCGTCAGGAACGCCGACCACAACGTCGTGAAGCTGCCAGATGGGGTGGACCCTGTGGACGTGGCCGGCCTCGGCTGCCGGTTCGCGACCGCCTTCCACGGGCTGGTCCACCGGGTCGACGTGACGCCCGGCGACTGGGTTGCGGTGCATGGCTGTGGCGGCGTCGGCCTTTCTGCTGTGCATATCGCGGATGCCCTCGGCGCGAACGTCATCGCAGTGGACCTCGCCGAGGAGAAGCTGGACCGTGCCCGCGAACTGGGCGCGGACCGGGTCGTGGACGTCACCGAGGTCGAGGACGTGCCGCAGGCGGTGAAGAAGCACACCGAGTCGTCGAGGGGAGCCGACATCGCAGTCGACGCACTGGGCATCGCCGAGACCTGCCAGAACGCGATGAACTCGCTCGGCAAGGGTGGACAGCACCTGCAGATCGGCATGACCACCAGTGACGAAGGCGGGCAGGTGTCCCTGCCGGTGGACACGATGGTCACCGACGAGCGCGAGTTCTACGGGTCCTTCGGGACGCCCCCGAACGAGTACGACGAGATATTCCGGATGATGGAGACGGGGAAGCTGGAGCCCGGGCGAATCGTGAGCGAGCGGATTTCGCTGGATGAGGTGCCCGGCGTTATCGAGAATCTCGGGGACTACGATACTGTGGGGATTCCGGTCTGCGATACGTTCTGAGAACTGGTTGACTCTGCAGGCCGAGAATCGACCGGGACCCTGTAGAAAAGAACGGTGTCCGCTGGCGCTCTGGACGTCTCCTCAGTGGCCACCCCCGCCCTCGTGGCAGAACTCCTCGCCTGAGAACTGCTCGCGTGGATTGGTGTGGTGGAAGACGCCCTCTGGATTGTTGGTATGGACCCATGCGTGGAGCGCCCATAGATAGTCGAATGGAACCTTCGATGGTGCCTCTAGTATCCCCCACTCCTCCCTGCCATCGTCGTAGTCGAAGTAGCTGGGTGGCTCCTCACTGTACGGACCAGCCTTCGGCACGAGAAATTCGACCGCCCCGAGTACGAGTTCGCCCTCGTCGTCTTCGCCGTACGCGAGGACCTGTGCAGCCGTCCGTTCGGTCGTGCCGAGGAGACCCGGGTTCAGGTAGTGATACCCCATCCCGCACACCGGATGGTCTGTTGCCAGATACCCATCCGCAAGTGCATTGGCGGGGTCGTTGTACTCGGCGGTCGCCGACCGCACCTCGGCGAGTTCCCACTGCAGGTTTCCAGGGCCAGCCGCTCCAGTCCCGGCGAGGGCGATACTACCGATGATTCCGGTCCCGATAGTTCTCAATACTGTTCGACGCCTCGTTTGCTTCTCTTCGGACATGGTCATGTGTCTCCGTGATTCCCAACCCCCCACGACACTGGGCGACCCGCGGCCGTGGTAGAGTGATGGCATTTCGGCGGCTGACAGCATAGTTATCAGTACGATACCTCCATCGTCACGGCCGCCGATGGACGCCACAGGACAGAGGAACGATTCACAGACGTCGAAGTTGTCAGGTTACGATAATCGCGTAAGCACCAGTTATCGGGACGTGCTGTCGGGGGAGTGGTACCGACTCCGGCTGATAAAGACACGACTCCATCCGGCGGAACGAGTAAGCCACCACAGAGAGAAGACACCCACATGACAATCGCGATGCCCAGCGAGGCGGGCGCATGGATCGACGCGTGGCAGGACAAGCTCAACGAGTCCGAGAAGTACAGCGAGGTCGGCGCGGGCTGGGGCGTCGGCTTCAACGGCTCGTTCCTGTTCGTCATCGAGCCCGACACGCTGTACGACGGCGAGCCCGTCATCCTGTACGTCGACCTCGAAGACGGCGAGTGCACCGAGGCGAAGCAGGTCGACAGTGAG from Haloarchaeobius sp. HME9146 harbors:
- a CDS encoding PAS domain-containing sensor histidine kinase gives rise to the protein MNTVRVCLADGSGEKWPEQVSATLEDQGSYDVVVTTTLSETLSTLDDDVQCLVVGTTLDGDDGIELLDALAGGVGDTVRVFVADDDEVARDALARDVTEVLTTSTVLDDPDVLVRRLARHVPPGGPATRDPVGAVATALVDASTEATVLTATCETLVRCGACEGAWAIVADGDTSATAGSVTALPADATDRLASAMQQGDDDDSAEVAVSLTSDGELRGVLGLVGSRAIPAKLDALGRVVGHALGQARSMGALQTTERRLQSVLDVLPDVVTIKDRNGRHCYLNEAVDTADGPGSMDVLGKTLPDVIDEATAAEVWATDQRAMETGEPVTSEVSLEVDGTTILFEVVHAPLFDESGAVEGVIDIATDVTDHRLYVERLSALYRGNERLLLAESPTAVAELAVELFADVLDYSLTCVYEFDPQTDELVPQAWSDDLAAVAGEPAPIPRDDGAAWQAFIGDEVRTEVRAVTSSGDRVPWGDFVLPLGRHGVVVVGTTDPTLPPGDEALGKVLATTVETMLDRLDRVQALRDREAELARQNERLEEFASVISHDLRNPLSVAKMYLTLAEEDEELRYITEVGAALDRMNDLVTDVLELARQGRVLGETESLDLAATATMSWSVVDTGDATLSLADDLGTIDADAVRLQQLFENLFRNSVEHGSTSSRAQPGDSVEHGTSEDSADSNQEPLTVRVGRLDDPAVGFFVEDDGVGIPPEDRDRVFERGVTGSSDGTGFGLAIVALIAEAHGWDLDLVSSKEGGARFEIRI
- a CDS encoding endonuclease/exonuclease/phosphatase family protein, translated to MSSTTSRTDSLHVALAVAALVVVAVATFEQTVSRIYLLNFSIGGPNATALLMFLLASAWVLPLVGMAGARRDKLLAAGSLAIPVLLAVSMLTPPSQAVLATLGVQLVVLPLFVLALRRSPTSVAPGAATGLLALVAVRSALDLAPLYATTIGKGLLLITGVLVGASTLWIVRGDLPTQSVDVTPLALFVFVEAAFLGAPAVLATWHLRSYELTAGAAVAGLVVGVGYLAVRGVPDRTTAPVLSGLFLLSLADLIWFDLLGSVAALPAQALAVGLLAQGVAGARASSRGWLATLGLQVLAVVVLFLHVSALNAEYMPGPVFALTHDRAAHFLFVLGALLPVSVLAQGLRVDHGPGTTDSRREPTPDPARRSAMSAVGAAALGAGTLALPSTLGTASEPDGTELTAMTYNVHQFLAGERGEYNLDEVLSVIEESGAHVVGLQESEGNRITSGNVHGVRWLAEELGYHYHYGAPTSAASYGVAILSAWPVTESELVSLPTYQSPPRLALRVMLDTPAGELPVVVTHLQTQQEGTPEAIEMQGEEARAVVDLAGSDEETIVLGDFNVEPQNDPAYTVMAESFTDAWVAAGKPEEGGGTWPAADPTMRIDYVWTANGWSVTEAGVHGDGEDSDHRAVMATLRR
- a CDS encoding mandelate racemase/muconate lactonizing enzyme family protein; the encoded protein is MQITGVTQHHLSHPLDGSFQPTWIPGYPQSSHEVELFEIRTDEGFTGITASPSFAGGLEYETPLSLFLTGEDPHDVDAIRRKLESIDLIGPRPWHIELALWDIIGKTAGKPVYEILGGSDDPIPCYASTGEVQDADARIEYIQDRVDEGFQAVKLRVTRPDDIDIVREIRDAFPDLPLMVDANKGWSVRIMQEEERWSYKDALRFARDLEGVGGIEWLEEPLPRHEYDNYARLREATTVPIAGGEFNNGLHHFHEFLDRGALDVVQPDAALATGIQGGVNVAARAADHGVEFVPHTWTNGIGFAANLHVMAVAGSPWCEFPMEPPWDCEARDFLLEETLDHEDGYVTPPDEPGLGITLDREVLPE
- a CDS encoding aldehyde dehydrogenase, whose product is MSLPEDVLEKHRSVAAEAIPEEEYGHLIGGEWVASESGETTATTDATTGEELARFQQGSREDVDRAVAAAQDAFEGSWGEKTPQQRAELLHEIADELEAQKTRIARLDSLEVGKPNKHSLFVDTTILIDQFRHFASLARTADEGRVPPSGDDKLIHTRQEPYGVVGCISAWNFPAMFVAWKLGPALAAGNSVVYKPSSRAVLSTLEIAKIVDRILPPGALNVVTGAGSVVGDAITGHEGVGKVSLTGGTGAGQAAMRNAAEHIHPVSLELGGKSPNIVFPDADLDEAVEGTLVSIFFNQGQQCTAGSRLFLHEDVKDEFMERFVGRVEELNVGDPLSPLTDIGPMVDFDHQAEVQDHVETAKAASASVLLEKPVPEELADAPFVPPVVFGDVADDSRLSCDEVFGPVLAVFEFESTGEVVERANDTEYGLAAGVWTTDLNTAHEVSRDLEAGMVWVNTYNDMFEPAPYGGYKQSGIGRELAVEAMEAYQQTKTVKMSFGDIPNLG
- a CDS encoding zinc-dependent alcohol dehydrogenase family protein codes for the protein MRAVVFQGTGEPLSVEEVDRPECDEDGIVVETEACGVCRSDWHAWQGDWQWIGMMPTPGLVFGHEPAGTVVEVGENVDRFRPGDRVTNPFNLGCGSCHHCRGGRGNICERSVPMGFLPIQGGAFAEYYPVRNADHNVVKLPDGVDPVDVAGLGCRFATAFHGLVHRVDVTPGDWVAVHGCGGVGLSAVHIADALGANVIAVDLAEEKLDRARELGADRVVDVTEVEDVPQAVKKHTESSRGADIAVDALGIAETCQNAMNSLGKGGQHLQIGMTTSDEGGQVSLPVDTMVTDEREFYGSFGTPPNEYDEIFRMMETGKLEPGRIVSERISLDEVPGVIENLGDYDTVGIPVCDTF
- a CDS encoding SCP2 sterol-binding domain-containing protein; this encodes MTIAMPSEAGAWIDAWQDKLNESEKYSEVGAGWGVGFNGSFLFVIEPDTLYDGEPVILYVDLEDGECTEAKQVDSEDDVDWGFAFRGSYSDWKELVHGDLDAIEGMMGGRFDLDGDMQKVLQYSNAAVVMTENASEIDTEFEY